Proteins encoded by one window of Chloroflexaceae bacterium:
- a CDS encoding D-alanine--D-alanine ligase, which translates to MTVAVLFGGQSGEHEVSLVSSHAIMTNLDPARYEVLPVGITREGRWLAGAGAHAALVAAADPARLPAGVNLSADVAGPVIEDFNLLHAAGQVDVVFPVLHGPMGEDGTVQGLLELAGLPYVGCGVAASAVGMDKALMKAAFAAAGLPLLPWLLVRRVDLADVEAVCARVEAALRYPVFVKPANMGSSVGVSKARDRDSLRAALAEAARYDRRIVVEQGIPAREIEVSVLGNDAPQASVAGEIVPSGEWYDYTAKYLAGDSRLLIPAPLEADLAEQARDLALRAFLAIDGAGLSRVDFLLNRETGVLWVNEVNTMPGFTPISMYPQLWAASGLAYPELLDRLIQLALERHEQRRATRPG; encoded by the coding sequence ATGACCGTCGCCGTCCTCTTCGGCGGCCAGAGCGGCGAACACGAGGTCTCCCTGGTCTCCTCTCACGCCATTATGACCAATCTGGACCCTGCGCGCTACGAGGTATTACCGGTGGGGATCACCAGAGAGGGCCGCTGGCTGGCTGGCGCGGGCGCCCATGCCGCCCTGGTCGCCGCTGCTGATCCTGCCCGGCTGCCGGCAGGCGTGAACCTCTCCGCCGACGTTGCCGGGCCGGTGATCGAAGACTTTAACCTCCTGCACGCCGCCGGCCAGGTAGACGTGGTCTTCCCCGTGCTGCACGGGCCGATGGGCGAGGATGGCACGGTGCAGGGCCTGCTGGAACTGGCGGGCCTGCCCTACGTCGGCTGCGGCGTGGCCGCGAGCGCGGTGGGGATGGACAAGGCCCTGATGAAGGCCGCCTTCGCCGCCGCGGGCCTGCCATTACTCCCGTGGCTTCTGGTACGCCGCGTGGACCTGGCCGATGTCGAGGCCGTCTGCGCGCGGGTCGAAGCGGCGCTGCGCTATCCAGTCTTCGTCAAGCCGGCAAACATGGGCAGCAGCGTTGGCGTCAGCAAGGCGCGGGATCGCGACAGCCTGCGGGCGGCCCTGGCCGAGGCGGCACGCTACGATCGGCGCATCGTTGTGGAGCAGGGCATCCCGGCCCGCGAGATCGAGGTGAGCGTGCTCGGCAACGACGCGCCCCAAGCCAGTGTGGCCGGTGAGATCGTGCCGTCGGGCGAATGGTACGACTACACCGCCAAGTATCTTGCCGGGGACTCGCGCCTGTTGATCCCCGCTCCGCTGGAGGCTGATCTGGCTGAACAGGCCCGCGACCTGGCCCTGCGAGCCTTTCTGGCCATTGATGGCGCCGGCCTGTCGCGGGTTGATTTTCTGCTCAACCGCGAGACCGGCGTCCTCTGGGTGAACGAGGTCAACACCATGCCCGGCTTTACACCGATCAGCATGTACCCGCAGTTGTGGGCCGCCAGCGGACTGGCCTATCCCGAACTGCTCGACCGGCTCATTCAACTGGCGCTGGAGCGCCACGAGCAACGCCGGGCCACGCGGCCCGGATAA
- a CDS encoding FtsQ-type POTRA domain-containing protein, which produces MEYNTPNTRERIAARRQQRRAAPPPPTPRRLPAALVSGQQAVPGARRLLTSWLANGRLLSLAICIVAVGIMAYALTSPRFSVRQIRVEGNRILEAELVADLADAFGRPIWFVKPAAVAARLHENAYIASASVDLALPDVMRIRIVERRPEVRWQAGGMHYLVDGTGKVLGLARESAADDVLVIADHSHLELKPNDLVDVDAVHLAQELALRLPVELGFTPVQIGWDYGLGVFVRGPLGQTIVFGRSENLDRKLAILNVLLQDQTAFTYLDLRPSNPFYQNRAPATPAPVSTPAP; this is translated from the coding sequence ATGGAATATAACACCCCCAATACCCGTGAACGCATCGCGGCGCGCCGCCAGCAACGGCGGGCCGCGCCACCCCCTCCGACGCCGCGGCGGCTGCCGGCAGCGCTGGTGTCAGGCCAGCAGGCTGTGCCGGGCGCCCGTCGCCTGCTGACATCCTGGCTCGCGAATGGCCGGCTCCTCTCCCTGGCGATCTGCATCGTCGCCGTCGGCATCATGGCCTATGCCCTCACCTCCCCGCGCTTCAGCGTAAGGCAGATCCGCGTCGAGGGCAACCGCATCCTCGAAGCCGAACTGGTGGCCGACCTGGCCGACGCGTTCGGGCGGCCTATCTGGTTCGTCAAACCCGCGGCCGTCGCCGCGCGCCTGCACGAGAACGCCTACATCGCCTCGGCTTCGGTTGACCTGGCCCTGCCCGATGTGATGCGCATCCGTATCGTCGAACGTCGCCCGGAAGTGCGCTGGCAGGCGGGCGGCATGCACTACCTGGTGGATGGAACCGGCAAGGTCCTCGGTCTGGCCCGCGAAAGCGCCGCCGACGACGTGCTGGTCATCGCTGACCACTCGCACCTCGAATTGAAGCCCAACGACCTGGTGGATGTTGACGCCGTACACCTGGCCCAGGAACTGGCCCTGCGCCTGCCGGTGGAACTGGGCTTCACTCCGGTCCAGATCGGCTGGGACTATGGCCTGGGCGTGTTCGTGCGCGGCCCCCTTGGACAGACGATCGTCTTTGGACGAAGTGAGAATCTTGATCGTAAACTGGCCATATTGAACGTATTGTTACAAGATCAAACTGCATTTACCTATCTCGATCTACGTCCGTCGAACCCGTTCTACCAGAACCGGGCGCCTGCCACGCCGGCCCCGGTCAGCACTCCGGCCCCCTAG
- the ftsA gene encoding cell division protein FtsA, which produces MHRTIVGIDVGTTKVCTIVAQVSDAGKLNILGVGLTPSKGLDKGVVVNIDDAVNAIAASVEKAERLSGYRVATAFVGVSGRHISSLNSRGVVAVQRPDREITRNDVARAVESAQAVAIPTQREIIHVIPRAYVVDGNEGIRDPIGMSGFRLEVETHIVTGEVMAIQNLIRSVQKAGLEIDDLVLQPLASGEAVLTDEDKDRGVMLVDIGGGTTDIAIFVQGGVWHTSVISVGGNHFTNDITYVLHTPHNTAEYLKIRYGSAIAEEPSREGEEGDTVEIDTLTVGEKQKISRRLLNEIIQARAEQVVELIYNEIKRSGYEGLLPAGIVLTGGAAQLHRFDELVREMLGMPVRIGVPADLSGLADSLDSPTYATGVGLLRWGARHGLSMLGPAHRSEERQGWGNVYERFKGWLREFLP; this is translated from the coding sequence ATGCACCGGACCATCGTTGGAATTGATGTCGGCACCACCAAAGTCTGCACCATTGTGGCCCAGGTATCCGACGCGGGCAAACTCAACATCCTTGGGGTTGGCCTCACCCCGAGCAAAGGACTCGACAAAGGCGTGGTGGTCAACATTGACGACGCCGTCAATGCCATCGCCGCCAGCGTCGAGAAGGCCGAACGCCTGAGCGGCTACCGTGTCGCTACCGCCTTCGTGGGCGTGAGCGGCCGCCACATCTCCTCGCTCAACAGCCGCGGCGTGGTGGCGGTGCAGCGACCCGACCGCGAGATCACCCGCAACGACGTCGCGCGAGCGGTCGAGTCGGCCCAGGCGGTCGCCATTCCCACCCAGCGCGAGATTATCCACGTGATCCCCCGCGCCTACGTGGTGGACGGCAATGAGGGCATCCGCGACCCCATCGGCATGAGCGGCTTTCGCCTGGAGGTCGAAACCCATATTGTCACCGGCGAGGTGATGGCCATCCAGAACCTCATCCGCAGTGTGCAAAAGGCGGGGTTGGAGATTGACGACCTGGTGCTGCAACCGCTGGCCTCCGGCGAGGCGGTGCTTACCGACGAGGACAAGGATCGCGGGGTCATGCTCGTTGACATCGGCGGCGGCACCACCGACATCGCCATCTTCGTGCAGGGCGGAGTCTGGCACACCAGCGTCATCTCGGTGGGCGGCAATCACTTTACCAACGACATCACCTACGTGCTGCATACGCCTCACAACACCGCCGAGTATCTGAAGATCCGCTACGGCAGCGCCATCGCCGAGGAGCCGTCGCGCGAGGGTGAAGAGGGCGACACGGTCGAGATTGACACCCTGACGGTCGGTGAAAAACAGAAAATAAGCCGGCGCCTGCTCAACGAGATCATCCAGGCCCGGGCCGAGCAGGTGGTGGAACTTATATACAACGAGATCAAGCGCAGCGGCTACGAGGGCCTGCTCCCGGCAGGCATCGTCCTTACCGGCGGAGCGGCCCAGTTGCATCGCTTCGACGAGCTGGTGCGCGAAATGCTGGGCATGCCAGTGCGCATCGGCGTGCCCGCCGATCTCAGCGGCCTGGCCGACTCCCTTGACAGCCCCACCTACGCTACCGGCGTAGGTCTGCTCCGCTGGGGGGCGCGCCACGGACTCTCGATGCTCGGACCTGCCCATCGTTCGGAGGAGCGGCAAGGCTGGGGTAATGTCTACGAACGTTTCAAGGGCTGGTTGCGAGAGTTTCTGCCCTGA
- the ftsZ gene encoding cell division protein FtsZ: protein MVDRTNNGLTLEDFAQIKVVGVGGGGSNAVDRMIADGVQGVEFITVNTDVQALMHSLAPTRIRIGDKLTRGLGSGGNPVIGQKAAEENQEDIYEQLKGADMVFVAAGMGGGTGTGASPIIAGIAHDLGALTVGVVTRPFTFEGNHRRKLAEAGIEQLRPVVDTLIVIPNDRLLQMASKNTSFTQAFQMADNVLRQGIQGIADLITQRGLINLDFADVKTIMAQQGSALMAIGYGKGDSRAVDAVNQAIASPLLEVSIDGAKGVLFNVTGGEDLGILEVYEAADIVAKQVDPDAHIMVGAVIDPTFPPGEIKVTLIATGFDLSKPNASTQRSRSYPTVATSAGHATAHYPQPAPVSRHPQPAPQPRIAPSFSSGDDLDIPPFLRNRHRK, encoded by the coding sequence ATGGTTGACCGCACCAACAATGGCCTGACGCTTGAGGATTTCGCTCAGATCAAGGTCGTAGGAGTCGGAGGTGGAGGCAGCAATGCCGTGGATCGCATGATCGCCGACGGGGTGCAGGGGGTCGAGTTCATTACCGTCAACACCGACGTGCAGGCGCTGATGCATTCCCTGGCGCCGACCCGCATCCGTATCGGCGATAAGCTCACCCGCGGGCTGGGTTCGGGAGGCAACCCGGTGATCGGCCAGAAGGCCGCCGAGGAGAACCAGGAAGACATCTACGAGCAGCTCAAGGGGGCGGATATGGTCTTCGTGGCCGCCGGCATGGGCGGCGGCACTGGCACCGGCGCTTCGCCCATCATCGCGGGCATCGCCCACGACCTCGGCGCGCTCACCGTGGGCGTGGTCACCCGCCCCTTCACCTTCGAGGGCAACCATCGCCGCAAACTGGCTGAGGCCGGCATCGAACAGTTGCGCCCCGTGGTTGATACTCTGATCGTCATTCCCAATGATCGCCTGCTCCAGATGGCCAGCAAGAACACCTCCTTCACCCAGGCCTTCCAGATGGCCGACAATGTGCTGCGCCAGGGCATCCAGGGCATCGCCGACCTGATTACCCAGCGTGGCTTGATCAATCTCGATTTCGCCGATGTCAAGACGATCATGGCCCAGCAGGGGTCGGCGCTGATGGCCATCGGCTATGGCAAGGGCGACAGCCGCGCCGTTGATGCGGTGAACCAGGCCATCGCCAGCCCCTTGCTTGAAGTCAGCATTGACGGCGCCAAGGGCGTGCTCTTCAATGTGACCGGCGGCGAGGATCTCGGCATTCTTGAAGTCTACGAGGCCGCCGATATCGTCGCCAAGCAGGTGGACCCCGACGCGCACATTATGGTCGGTGCAGTGATTGACCCGACCTTCCCGCCCGGCGAGATCAAGGTCACGCTGATCGCTACCGGCTTTGACCTGAGCAAGCCGAATGCCAGCACGCAGCGTTCGCGCTCCTACCCTACCGTGGCGACCAGCGCCGGCCACGCCACCGCGCACTACCCCCAGCCTGCTCCAGTGTCGCGCCATCCGCAACCCGCGCCGCAGCCGCGCATCGCTCCTAGCTTCAGTAGCGGCGATGATCTTGACATTCCGCCCTTCCTGCGGAACCGCCATCGCAAGTAG
- a CDS encoding NAD-dependent malic enzyme, with protein MTMGVAYTLTLRCQIENRPGMLGRLTTRIGEVGGDIGAIDIVRAERSVMVRDITVRVQDEEHGATLVAAINDLAGIQVLQVSDRVFLAHLGGKLTTQSRVPLKTRDDLSIAYTPGVARVCKAIADEPEKVFALTWKANSVAVVSDGSAVLGLGNLGPEAALPVMEGKAILFKELANIDAVPICLRSQDPEIIVQTVEQLAPNFGGINLEDIAAPNCFLIEGRLHESLDIPVMHDDQHGTAVVVLAALSNALRLVGKRLGEVRAVVNGVGAAGTAIIRGLLEAGIGEIIAVDRHGILREGDDATQTPMQRIVASQTNRDGRRGQLREALEGADVFIGVSKGNLLTPDMVRRMAPDPIVFALANPIPEGDPEMLRQYARVVATGRSDQPNQINNVLSFPGIFRGALDVHARHMTTAMRLAAAEALASVIPPEEVSEEYIIPSVFNRQVVPVIAHAVAMAAIKEGVARRDHLPAGGD; from the coding sequence ATGACGATGGGAGTGGCCTATACCCTTACGCTACGCTGTCAGATCGAGAATCGCCCCGGAATGCTCGGCCGGCTGACCACCCGCATCGGCGAGGTAGGCGGCGATATCGGCGCAATTGATATTGTCCGGGCTGAGCGCAGCGTAATGGTACGCGACATCACCGTCCGCGTGCAGGACGAGGAGCATGGAGCCACCCTCGTCGCAGCGATCAACGACCTGGCGGGAATCCAGGTGCTGCAGGTGAGCGACCGGGTCTTTCTGGCGCATCTAGGAGGCAAGCTGACGACGCAGAGTCGCGTGCCGTTGAAGACCCGCGATGACCTGTCGATTGCCTACACCCCGGGTGTAGCGCGGGTATGCAAGGCGATTGCCGATGAGCCGGAGAAGGTGTTCGCGCTGACCTGGAAGGCCAACAGCGTGGCGGTGGTGAGTGATGGAAGCGCGGTGCTGGGGCTGGGCAACCTGGGGCCGGAGGCGGCGCTGCCGGTGATGGAGGGCAAGGCCATCCTCTTCAAGGAACTGGCGAACATTGATGCCGTGCCCATCTGCCTGCGGTCGCAAGATCCGGAGATCATCGTACAGACGGTCGAGCAACTGGCCCCCAATTTCGGCGGCATCAACCTGGAGGATATTGCCGCGCCGAACTGCTTTCTGATCGAGGGGCGTCTGCACGAGAGCCTGGACATTCCGGTGATGCACGACGACCAGCACGGCACGGCGGTGGTGGTGCTGGCGGCGCTGAGTAACGCTCTGCGGCTGGTGGGCAAGCGCCTGGGCGAGGTGCGGGCGGTAGTGAACGGGGTCGGCGCAGCCGGCACGGCAATCATTCGCGGGTTGCTCGAAGCCGGGATCGGCGAGATCATCGCAGTGGACCGGCACGGGATTCTGCGTGAGGGCGACGACGCCACCCAGACCCCTATGCAGCGCATCGTCGCCTCGCAGACGAACCGCGACGGCCGCCGGGGGCAGTTGCGCGAGGCCCTGGAGGGCGCCGACGTGTTTATCGGCGTTTCGAAGGGTAATCTCCTGACCCCTGACATGGTGCGGAGGATGGCGCCGGATCCGATCGTCTTCGCTCTGGCCAATCCCATTCCCGAAGGCGACCCGGAGATGCTGCGCCAGTATGCCCGCGTGGTGGCGACGGGCCGCTCTGACCAGCCTAACCAGATCAACAACGTGTTGAGCTTCCCTGGCATCTTCCGTGGAGCCCTGGATGTGCACGCCCGCCATATGACCACTGCCATGCGCCTGGCAGCCGCCGAGGCCCTGGCCAGCGTGATTCCACCCGAGGAGGTCAGTGAGGAGTACATCATCCCCAGCGTATTTAACCGCCAGGTGGTGCCGGTCATCGCCCACGCCGTGGCGATGGCGGCGATTAAGGAAGGCGTGGCCCGGCGCGATCATTTGCCTGCCGGGGGTGATTAG
- a CDS encoding phage baseplate assembly protein V has product MSDEMVERDATPFFGKYRGVVTDIQDPLMMGRIKARVPDVLGERESGWAMPCAPFGGSGMGFLALPAVGAGVWIEFEYGDPDYPIWSGCWWGSAAEMPPVLLAPPYKKLLIKTEGGNSILLDDTPGIGGITLETSGGQKLKLSATGIEIDNGMGGTITLTGPQVSINNGALEVT; this is encoded by the coding sequence ATGAGCGATGAGATGGTCGAAAGGGACGCGACGCCGTTCTTCGGCAAGTACCGCGGCGTGGTGACCGATATTCAGGACCCCTTGATGATGGGGCGGATCAAGGCCCGCGTGCCCGATGTGCTGGGTGAGCGCGAGAGTGGCTGGGCCATGCCCTGCGCCCCCTTCGGCGGCAGCGGTATGGGCTTCCTGGCCCTGCCTGCGGTCGGTGCGGGGGTGTGGATCGAGTTCGAGTACGGCGACCCGGATTATCCGATCTGGTCGGGCTGCTGGTGGGGGTCGGCCGCCGAGATGCCGCCGGTGCTGCTGGCGCCGCCCTACAAGAAGTTGCTGATCAAGACCGAGGGCGGCAACAGCATTCTGCTCGACGACACCCCCGGCATCGGCGGCATTACCCTGGAGACGTCTGGGGGCCAGAAGCTCAAACTCAGCGCCACCGGCATTGAGATTGACAACGGCATGGGCGGCACGATCACCCTGACCGGCCCGCAGGTCTCGATCAACAACGGTGCGCTGGAGGTGACGTGA
- a CDS encoding DUF4280 domain-containing protein codes for MPGFLLHQGAGVLCAHAGQAQPTAPNPRVRVAGQPVVTQAAPYTVAGCPFNVSGAPSPCLTAQWVTAALRVRVSGQPVLLQDSQAICAPNGTPLTIVMTQTRVRGQ; via the coding sequence ATGCCCGGTTTCCTGCTGCACCAGGGCGCCGGCGTGCTCTGCGCCCACGCCGGCCAGGCCCAACCCACCGCGCCCAACCCGCGCGTGCGCGTCGCCGGGCAGCCCGTGGTCACCCAGGCCGCCCCGTATACGGTGGCCGGCTGCCCCTTTAACGTCTCCGGCGCGCCCAGCCCCTGCCTGACCGCCCAGTGGGTGACCGCCGCCCTGCGGGTGCGCGTGAGCGGCCAGCCCGTGCTGCTCCAGGACAGCCAGGCCATCTGCGCGCCCAACGGCACGCCGCTCACCATTGTGATGACCCAGACGCGGGTCAGGGGACAGTGA
- a CDS encoding GPW/gp25 family protein gives MVQVDYPFHFDGRGRTASTTPDEHIRDLIEQVLFTTPGERVNRPTFGSGLLQLVFEPNSESLGATVQLAVQGALQQWLGEVILVEAVRVESQEATVQVTVQYVVRRTQQRQVARFERQV, from the coding sequence ATGGTTCAGGTGGATTATCCTTTTCACTTCGACGGCCGCGGCCGCACCGCGAGCACCACGCCGGACGAGCATATCCGCGACCTGATCGAACAGGTCCTCTTCACCACCCCCGGCGAACGGGTCAACCGCCCGACCTTCGGCAGCGGCCTGCTGCAACTGGTCTTCGAGCCGAACAGCGAAAGCCTCGGCGCCACCGTACAACTGGCGGTGCAGGGGGCGCTCCAGCAATGGCTGGGCGAGGTGATCCTGGTCGAGGCGGTGCGGGTCGAGAGCCAGGAAGCGACGGTGCAGGTAACGGTCCAGTATGTGGTGCGCCGCACCCAGCAGCGCCAGGTGGCCCGTTTCGAGCGCCAGGTTTGA
- a CDS encoding putative baseplate assembly protein translates to MATQYRCENQARRQMIIGKPDLNGIDYLEVADDQRTLRVVCINPVALPFTGAALIIGGARVRGATVAEGDSGVERVVAEGDVRVANVAVAGRVISVTVNQPGDFSTYTLRLVAALTDLRPPPGFDRQLVEVRFSFKVDCPADFDCAPAEDCPPEALPEPEINYLAKDYASFRQLMLDRLSVIMPGWQERNPADVLMMLVETLAYVGDHLSYYQDAVATEAYLGTARQRISLRRHARLLDYFMHDGCNARAWVCFEYAGAGLTLEAGTQLLTRGAGDDPRVAPGALKRVLAEERPEVFETLHPITLQAARSAIRFHTWGDAECCLPAGATRATLVRRPGLTLQAGMVLIFEEVKSPTTGLPQDADPAHRHAVRLTAVAPARDELYTLDPVNPGGPPIPRANPADPPLEVLEVAWALEDALPFPLCLSAISERDEPLGDVSLARGNVVLADHGLRIAPLEDLDPVPASGVYRPRLQRGPLTRQGHVPDPEDRDRLILFDPAAPASAAMRWEMRHTRPAIRLLDGTTVWTPQRDLLASDRFATEFVVEVERDGAAHLRFGDDILGQRPAPGARFKAEYRVGNGTVGNVGAGAIARIVHTDQDITRVWNPLPAAGGVEPEAMEQARQFAPPAFRVQERAVTPADYVEVTQRRADVQRAAASYRWTGSWYTAFVTVDRRGGLPVDARFEADLRDYLNRYRLAGYDLEITDPVPVSLDIVLRICVAPGHFPADVRQALLRAFSNGTLPDGRRGFFHPDNFTFGQPLYLSRLYAAALAVEGVATVEARKFQRRGQPARGELAARVLTVGPYEVIRLDNDPNFPENGKIEFEVMA, encoded by the coding sequence ATGGCGACCCAGTATCGCTGCGAAAACCAGGCCCGCCGCCAGATGATCATCGGCAAGCCGGACCTTAACGGCATTGACTATCTCGAAGTCGCCGATGATCAGAGGACCCTGCGTGTCGTCTGCATCAACCCCGTCGCCCTGCCCTTCACCGGGGCAGCGCTCATCATCGGGGGCGCGCGGGTGCGCGGCGCGACCGTGGCCGAGGGCGACTCCGGCGTGGAGCGAGTGGTCGCCGAGGGCGACGTGCGGGTCGCCAACGTCGCCGTCGCCGGCAGGGTGATCAGCGTTACCGTCAACCAGCCGGGCGATTTCTCCACCTATACCCTGCGCCTGGTGGCCGCGCTCACCGACCTGCGCCCGCCCCCCGGCTTTGACCGCCAGCTCGTCGAGGTGCGCTTCTCCTTCAAGGTGGACTGCCCCGCCGACTTCGACTGCGCGCCAGCTGAAGACTGCCCGCCGGAAGCCCTGCCGGAGCCGGAGATTAACTACCTGGCGAAGGATTACGCCAGCTTCCGCCAGCTTATGCTCGACCGCCTGAGCGTGATTATGCCCGGCTGGCAGGAGCGCAACCCCGCCGACGTGTTGATGATGCTGGTCGAGACGCTGGCCTACGTTGGCGACCACCTCAGCTACTACCAGGACGCCGTGGCGACCGAGGCGTACCTGGGCACGGCTCGCCAGCGCATCTCGCTGCGCCGCCACGCTCGCCTGCTGGATTATTTCATGCACGACGGCTGCAATGCCCGCGCCTGGGTCTGCTTCGAGTACGCCGGCGCCGGCCTGACCCTGGAGGCCGGCACGCAACTGCTGACCCGTGGTGCGGGCGATGACCCGCGCGTCGCTCCGGGCGCCCTGAAGCGGGTACTGGCCGAAGAGCGCCCCGAGGTCTTCGAGACGCTGCACCCCATCACCCTGCAAGCCGCTCGCAGCGCGATCCGCTTCCATACCTGGGGCGACGCGGAATGCTGCCTGCCTGCCGGCGCGACCCGCGCCACCCTGGTGCGCCGGCCCGGCCTGACCCTCCAGGCGGGGATGGTCCTGATCTTTGAGGAAGTGAAAAGCCCCACTACCGGCCTGCCTCAGGATGCCGATCCGGCCCATCGCCACGCCGTCCGGCTGACCGCCGTCGCGCCTGCCCGGGACGAGTTGTATACGCTCGACCCGGTGAACCCCGGCGGCCCGCCGATCCCCCGCGCCAATCCCGCCGATCCGCCTCTGGAGGTGCTCGAGGTCGCCTGGGCCCTCGAAGACGCTCTGCCGTTCCCCCTCTGCCTCTCGGCCATCTCCGAGCGCGACGAGCCCCTCGGCGATGTCAGCCTGGCACGGGGCAATGTTGTCCTGGCCGATCACGGGCTGCGCATTGCCCCGTTGGAGGACCTGGACCCCGTCCCCGCCAGCGGGGTCTATCGCCCGCGCCTCCAGCGCGGCCCGCTGACCCGGCAGGGCCACGTACCCGACCCGGAGGATCGCGACCGGCTGATCCTCTTCGACCCGGCCGCGCCGGCCAGCGCCGCCATGCGCTGGGAGATGCGCCACACCCGGCCCGCCATCCGCCTGCTGGACGGCACGACGGTATGGACCCCTCAGCGCGACCTGCTCGCCAGCGACCGGTTCGCAACCGAGTTCGTGGTCGAAGTCGAGCGTGACGGCGCGGCCCATCTGCGCTTTGGCGACGACATCCTGGGCCAGCGTCCCGCGCCGGGGGCGCGCTTCAAGGCCGAGTACCGCGTTGGCAACGGAACCGTCGGGAACGTCGGCGCGGGCGCCATTGCCCGGATCGTCCATACCGACCAGGACATCACGCGGGTGTGGAACCCCCTGCCCGCCGCAGGCGGCGTCGAGCCCGAGGCGATGGAGCAGGCGCGCCAATTCGCGCCACCGGCCTTTCGGGTGCAGGAGCGGGCCGTCACCCCCGCCGACTACGTCGAGGTCACCCAGCGCCGCGCCGATGTGCAGCGCGCCGCCGCGAGCTACCGCTGGACGGGTAGCTGGTACACCGCCTTCGTGACCGTGGACCGCCGGGGCGGTCTGCCGGTGGACGCGCGTTTCGAGGCCGACCTGCGCGATTACCTTAATCGCTACCGCCTGGCCGGTTACGACCTGGAGATCACCGATCCCGTTCCCGTGTCGCTGGACATCGTCCTGCGGATCTGCGTCGCGCCCGGGCACTTCCCCGCCGACGTGAGGCAGGCGCTGCTACGGGCCTTCAGCAACGGCACGCTGCCCGACGGTCGCCGTGGCTTCTTCCATCCCGACAACTTCACCTTTGGCCAGCCGCTCTACCTGAGCCGGCTCTACGCGGCGGCGCTGGCGGTGGAGGGGGTCGCCACGGTGGAGGCGCGCAAGTTCCAGCGCCGGGGCCAACCCGCCCGCGGCGAACTGGCCGCCAGGGTGCTCACCGTCGGACCCTACGAGGTCATTCGCCTGGATAACGACCCGAACTTCCCCGAAAACGGGAAGATCGAGTTTGAGGTGATGGCGTGA